From the Hyphomicrobium sp. ghe19 genome, one window contains:
- a CDS encoding heavy metal-binding domain-containing protein, with protein MMRRTLAAGLAATGLVVFLSAGCAGLASIGQTAADKIQIVEGSPSRKYKVIKALAVSIKKGHPQYAYADSNNVRWEMQKQALALGADAVINVKYDDAPMGLWDWGSVSGTGLAVKYLE; from the coding sequence ATGATGCGACGCACGTTGGCTGCTGGTTTAGCCGCGACTGGACTGGTTGTTTTTCTTTCCGCGGGATGCGCCGGTCTGGCTTCGATCGGTCAAACCGCGGCTGATAAAATTCAGATTGTCGAGGGCAGCCCATCGCGGAAATACAAGGTCATCAAAGCGCTCGCCGTTTCGATCAAGAAGGGCCATCCACAATACGCCTACGCAGACTCAAACAATGTTCGCTGGGAAATGCAAAAACAGGCGTTGGCCTTGGGCGCCGATGCCGTAATCAACGTCAAGTACGATGACGCACCAATGGGGCTGTGGGACTGGGGCAGCGTGAGTGGGACGGGCTTGGCCGTGAAGTATCTAGAATAG
- a CDS encoding WecB/TagA/CpsF family glycosyltransferase, whose amino-acid sequence MQQKNTAARALVDLQSERIAEPPSPPLAHVGGWPINTPDMDTAIAAVIKRAKAREAFTVFTLNLDHLVKLRSNERFRLAYREADIVTADGAPVAWLARMQDRSIVRATGSDMLLPLLDAAADTHLPVFLFGSTEDVLAKAAHEIADHTDGLLKIAGMLSPSRAFDPEGAEADRAIEAIRRSGARICIVALGAPKQEIFSARARAKGLACGMVCAGASLDFLAGAQVRAPKLFRKLGFEWIWRLATNPRRLAKRYIECAIVLAGLVIAGRRLPRQRSGA is encoded by the coding sequence GTGCAACAGAAGAATACCGCCGCCCGCGCATTGGTGGATCTGCAATCCGAGCGCATCGCAGAACCGCCGAGCCCGCCCCTCGCACACGTTGGCGGCTGGCCGATCAACACGCCCGACATGGATACGGCGATTGCCGCGGTCATCAAGCGAGCGAAAGCGAGAGAAGCCTTCACCGTCTTCACTTTGAATCTCGATCATCTCGTGAAACTTCGCAGCAACGAACGATTTCGCCTGGCTTATCGCGAGGCGGACATCGTCACGGCCGACGGAGCGCCGGTCGCTTGGCTCGCGCGCATGCAAGACCGCAGCATCGTTCGCGCCACCGGCTCCGACATGCTCTTGCCGTTGCTCGATGCGGCCGCAGACACACATCTGCCCGTATTTCTTTTTGGTTCGACGGAAGATGTCCTGGCGAAGGCCGCGCACGAAATCGCCGACCATACCGACGGACTTCTGAAAATCGCAGGCATGCTATCTCCCTCTCGCGCATTCGATCCGGAGGGCGCGGAGGCTGACCGCGCTATCGAAGCCATTAGAAGGTCGGGAGCCCGCATCTGCATTGTCGCCCTCGGCGCGCCGAAGCAGGAAATCTTTTCCGCACGCGCCCGCGCCAAAGGATTGGCGTGCGGCATGGTCTGCGCAGGAGCGTCCCTCGACTTCCTTGCTGGCGCGCAAGTACGGGCGCCAAAACTGTTCCGCAAACTCGGCTTCGAATGGATCTGGAGGCTAGCGACGAACCCGCGCCGCCTTGCGAAGCGATACATCGAATGCGCAATCGTGCTCGCGGGCCTCGTCATCGCCGGACGGCGCCTTCCGCGGCAGAGATCCGGAGCGTGA
- the rlmB gene encoding 23S rRNA (guanosine(2251)-2'-O)-methyltransferase RlmB, translating into MRFGPHPVAELGIPSGPIAINFSRQALQKPRFNKPWRDKKRSSDFSSRPGGRPENSRGNDRGYARGHTENEDGPIRLFGLHAVEAALKNPARKVLRALLTENAERRLLEAVGKIELPIERVSPRDLDKLLGADTVHQGAAIDVDPLPEPDWHDLAEAAGGRPLIVLDQVTDPHNVGAILRSSAVFGASGLVMTRRHSPPLNGVLAKSASGALELVPVALVANLSQALAELKEAGFAVIGLDSGGEQRIETLDWSQPTALVMGSEGKGLRELTRKTCDSLAHITTDDTLASLNVSNAAAIALHTALLARKK; encoded by the coding sequence GTGCGCTTCGGCCCCCATCCCGTTGCCGAACTGGGTATCCCGAGCGGGCCGATAGCGATTAATTTTTCGAGGCAAGCCCTGCAGAAACCACGATTCAACAAGCCGTGGCGCGATAAGAAGCGCTCGAGCGACTTTTCATCTCGCCCCGGCGGACGGCCAGAAAATAGCCGAGGAAACGATCGAGGGTACGCCCGCGGCCACACTGAGAACGAGGACGGCCCGATTCGGCTGTTCGGGCTCCATGCGGTCGAAGCGGCGCTGAAGAACCCAGCGCGCAAGGTCCTGCGCGCGCTTTTGACCGAAAACGCCGAGCGCCGCCTCCTGGAGGCCGTCGGCAAGATCGAACTGCCGATCGAGCGTGTGTCACCGCGTGACCTCGATAAGCTCCTGGGCGCCGATACCGTCCACCAGGGGGCCGCCATCGACGTCGACCCGCTGCCCGAGCCCGACTGGCACGATCTCGCCGAAGCCGCAGGCGGACGCCCCCTCATCGTTCTCGATCAGGTGACGGACCCGCACAACGTCGGCGCAATCTTGAGGTCGTCGGCCGTCTTCGGTGCCAGTGGCCTGGTCATGACGCGCCGGCATAGCCCTCCCCTCAACGGGGTACTCGCCAAGTCCGCGTCCGGCGCGCTCGAACTCGTTCCCGTCGCCCTCGTCGCCAATCTCTCGCAGGCTCTCGCTGAGCTGAAGGAGGCGGGCTTCGCCGTCATCGGCCTCGACAGCGGCGGCGAGCAACGCATCGAGACCCTCGACTGGTCACAGCCGACGGCGCTGGTGATGGGCTCTGAAGGCAAAGGGCTACGCGAGCTGACCCGCAAGACCTGCGACAGCCTCGCCCACATCACGACCGACGATACGCTCGCCAGCCTCAACGTCTCGAACGCGGCCGCGATAGCACTTCACACGGCGCTGCTCGCCCGGAAGAAATAA
- a CDS encoding ABC transporter ATP-binding protein, producing the protein MTNAIEIKHVFKSFDGKRGRNLVLDDVSLSIAAGTFVTIVGASGCGKSTLLRIVAGLESADDGIVLVGGKEIDGPGVDRAMVFQDYSLFPWLTVEQNVLFSRRLGANKYDNLALERDAEEKRAASLISLVGLSASQDLYPSQLSGGMRQRIAIARALMSKPSIILMDEPFGALDAQTREVMQDLVLDVVEQEGTTIMFVTHDVEEALYLGTQVVLMSPHPGRIDTIYDVPLPDKRDADMRVDPKFLKLKRTVMDRIRETVGLSLDRSASRSVEAGA; encoded by the coding sequence ATGACCAACGCCATCGAGATCAAGCACGTCTTCAAAAGCTTCGACGGAAAGCGAGGCCGCAACCTCGTCCTCGACGACGTGAGCCTGTCGATAGCAGCCGGAACGTTCGTCACGATCGTCGGCGCGTCGGGCTGCGGAAAATCAACGCTCCTGAGGATCGTTGCGGGCCTCGAGTCCGCCGATGACGGCATCGTTCTCGTCGGCGGCAAAGAGATTGACGGCCCGGGCGTCGATCGCGCCATGGTGTTTCAGGACTACAGCCTCTTCCCGTGGCTGACGGTTGAACAGAATGTCCTTTTCAGCCGCCGTCTCGGCGCCAATAAATACGACAATCTCGCGCTCGAGCGCGACGCTGAAGAAAAGCGCGCGGCGTCGCTCATCTCGCTCGTCGGCCTATCCGCATCCCAGGATCTTTATCCCTCGCAACTTTCGGGCGGCATGCGTCAGCGCATCGCGATCGCGCGCGCGCTCATGTCGAAGCCGTCGATCATACTGATGGACGAACCGTTCGGTGCGCTCGATGCGCAGACCCGCGAGGTCATGCAGGATCTCGTACTGGACGTCGTCGAGCAGGAGGGCACGACGATCATGTTCGTGACCCACGACGTCGAGGAAGCTCTCTATCTCGGCACGCAAGTGGTGCTCATGTCACCGCATCCCGGCCGGATCGACACGATCTATGACGTGCCGCTGCCGGACAAGCGCGACGCGGACATGCGCGTCGACCCCAAGTTTCTCAAGCTCAAGCGGACCGTGATGGACCGGATCCGCGAGACGGTTGGCCTGTCGCTCGACAGGTCTGCATCGCGAAGCGTGGAAGCCGGTGCATGA
- a CDS encoding DUF1810 domain-containing protein — protein METRADPFDLERFVNAQADSFARAVRELAAGKKQSHWMWYVFPQLRGLGSSAMSEKFGIGSYEEALAYIGHPVLGPRLAQVTALMLDHRDKSLIDILGTPDNLKFHSSMTLFASVTSHESIYARALYTFCNGPDRKTLALLGKISRDAG, from the coding sequence ATGGAGACTCGCGCCGATCCCTTCGACCTCGAACGGTTCGTCAATGCTCAAGCGGACAGTTTCGCGCGTGCGGTCAGGGAGCTCGCAGCCGGCAAAAAGCAGTCGCACTGGATGTGGTACGTTTTTCCGCAGCTGCGCGGGCTCGGCTCAAGCGCTATGTCGGAGAAATTCGGCATTGGAAGTTATGAGGAAGCTTTGGCCTACATTGGCCATCCGGTCCTCGGGCCGCGCCTTGCTCAGGTGACGGCCCTCATGCTCGATCACAGAGACAAATCTCTGATCGATATTCTGGGCACGCCCGACAATCTAAAGTTCCATTCGTCGATGACGCTGTTCGCGTCGGTGACGAGTCACGAGAGTATCTACGCGCGTGCGCTCTATACGTTCTGCAACGGGCCCGACCGAAAGACACTCGCGCTTCTGGGTAAAATAAGCAGAGACGCAGGATGA
- a CDS encoding TonB-dependent receptor yields the protein MTSTSGPVPSSVGGGAPLGSLDRTSQNADSFGGSLQAVEKAKLFDHNNQFLIGGSIDHGHVAYGARSSLGAFGPDFTISPLGIDLTGPDDISPRSLTTTNDYYGVYFTDTFDVTDRLSLTVGGRYNFARVTLEDKTGDDPFLNGSHTYQRFNPMGGLTYQLSKGLTFYTSYAEANRAPTPAELACADPDNPCLIESFLTGDPPLKQVVSRTGEVGFRGETSNALRTDKIDWSFGLFRTLNQDDIISVASPTSGRGFFQNAGDTLRQGIEASISYQTQRLFLYANYAFIDPTFQSSLELASPNNPSPDVVPCSGDATENCINVRPGDRLPGVPRHRFKAGFDYWLTPKWKFGSDLVAASDQVFFGDESNLNKPLAGYAQVNLHTSYDITNHIQIYGLINNLFDHHYGTFGNYFDTEEGSEASLGTIDFTDARTIVPAMPFAAYGGMKLKF from the coding sequence TTGACCTCCACAAGCGGTCCGGTGCCTTCGTCCGTCGGCGGCGGCGCTCCGTTGGGATCGCTGGATCGGACATCTCAAAATGCCGACAGTTTCGGCGGGTCGCTGCAGGCTGTCGAAAAAGCAAAGCTTTTCGACCACAACAACCAGTTCCTGATCGGCGGCAGCATCGATCACGGTCATGTCGCTTACGGGGCAAGGAGTAGCCTTGGCGCATTCGGACCGGACTTCACCATCTCGCCTCTTGGCATCGACTTGACGGGGCCGGATGATATCTCGCCACGCAGTCTGACGACGACCAACGATTATTACGGCGTCTATTTCACCGATACCTTTGACGTCACTGATCGGCTCAGCCTGACTGTCGGCGGACGCTATAATTTCGCAAGAGTGACTTTGGAAGACAAAACCGGCGACGATCCGTTCTTGAACGGGTCGCATACGTATCAGCGCTTCAACCCAATGGGCGGCCTAACCTACCAGCTGTCAAAAGGGCTGACCTTTTACACGAGCTACGCCGAGGCTAACCGCGCACCGACGCCGGCAGAACTTGCTTGCGCCGACCCTGACAATCCATGCCTCATCGAGAGCTTCCTTACCGGCGATCCTCCGCTGAAACAGGTGGTGTCGCGTACGGGCGAAGTCGGATTCCGCGGCGAAACGTCAAACGCGCTGAGGACCGACAAGATCGACTGGAGCTTCGGACTCTTCAGAACGCTCAATCAAGACGATATCATTAGCGTTGCCTCCCCGACGTCCGGACGTGGCTTCTTCCAAAATGCCGGCGACACGCTGCGTCAAGGCATTGAAGCTTCGATCAGCTACCAGACGCAGCGACTGTTCCTCTATGCAAACTATGCGTTCATCGATCCGACATTTCAGTCGTCGCTGGAACTCGCGTCGCCGAACAACCCATCACCCGACGTTGTGCCCTGCTCCGGCGATGCGACCGAGAACTGCATCAATGTGCGTCCGGGCGACAGGCTCCCTGGCGTACCTCGCCACCGCTTCAAAGCGGGGTTTGATTATTGGCTGACGCCGAAATGGAAATTCGGTTCGGACCTCGTCGCGGCAAGCGATCAGGTCTTCTTCGGTGACGAGTCGAACCTGAACAAACCACTGGCAGGATATGCGCAGGTCAACCTTCACACGTCATATGACATCACCAATCACATCCAGATTTATGGGTTGATCAACAATCTCTTCGACCACCACTACGGAACTTTCGGAAACTATTTCGACACGGAGGAAGGCTCCGAAGCCTCTCTCGGCACGATCGATTTCACCGACGCACGAACCATCGTCCCCGCAATGCCATTCGCGGCTTACGGCGGCATGAAGCTCAAGTTTTAG
- a CDS encoding exopolysaccharide biosynthesis polyprenyl glycosylphosphotransferase, whose amino-acid sequence MRFSRFALTQSGFRAAAFLTELAGIVLIAIATGMSYDWVVNGEAGFGQTYAAAGILAGLGYSLAFLIRDEYAIEVLLEGRRSPGRVFLTWSLVFIGLAVIGFLTNSTKEFSHGWLAVFFVSGLASVLLFNSALSRAAVHIMSRGWIRWRKVMIVATDSDVSALEREINGAAAGFWVIARTTVPNLAQEPNEIDAVLDAAIAKARMLGVEDVIISHELVRSQFLERAVNAFSVLPVALHLSTSGFVRGFKDARIERFGETTTISLTRPPLGPLEAATKRWFDMVAAGVALTLLSPLFAVIAVLIKLDSRGPVFFKQRRRGYNTAEFQIWKFRTMTSLDDGDVIVQATENDGRVTALGNILRRTSLDELPQLINVLKGEMSLVGPRPHAVAHDRYFERHIERYPRRLNVKPGITGWAQVNGFRGETRTEEAMRQRVDHDLYYIDNCSVGFDLYILLLTLISPKAKRNAR is encoded by the coding sequence ATGAGGTTCTCGCGATTTGCTCTGACGCAATCGGGTTTCCGTGCGGCAGCTTTTTTAACCGAGCTTGCCGGCATCGTGCTGATCGCGATCGCGACCGGGATGTCCTACGACTGGGTGGTCAATGGCGAGGCCGGCTTCGGCCAAACTTACGCGGCGGCCGGGATCCTCGCGGGGCTCGGCTACAGTCTGGCGTTTCTCATTCGCGACGAATACGCCATCGAGGTGCTGCTGGAGGGACGACGTAGCCCTGGGCGCGTTTTTCTGACGTGGAGCCTCGTGTTCATTGGTCTCGCGGTCATCGGTTTTCTGACGAACAGCACGAAAGAGTTTTCGCACGGGTGGCTGGCTGTCTTTTTCGTATCGGGGCTTGCCAGTGTGCTGTTGTTCAATTCGGCGCTCAGCCGCGCCGCGGTTCACATCATGTCGCGCGGCTGGATTCGCTGGCGGAAGGTGATGATCGTGGCGACGGACAGCGACGTCTCCGCGCTCGAAAGAGAGATCAACGGCGCTGCGGCGGGGTTCTGGGTCATCGCGCGGACGACTGTTCCCAATCTTGCGCAAGAGCCCAATGAGATCGACGCCGTTCTGGATGCGGCCATCGCAAAGGCGCGAATGCTCGGCGTCGAAGACGTCATCATTTCGCACGAGCTCGTGCGCAGCCAGTTCCTGGAGCGGGCCGTCAATGCTTTCAGTGTTCTGCCCGTCGCTCTCCACTTGAGCACGAGCGGCTTCGTGCGCGGGTTCAAGGACGCACGCATCGAGCGTTTCGGCGAAACCACGACCATCTCTTTGACAAGGCCACCCCTCGGACCGCTGGAAGCTGCCACGAAGCGCTGGTTCGATATGGTGGCTGCGGGTGTCGCGCTCACTCTTCTCAGCCCGCTGTTCGCGGTGATCGCGGTCCTGATCAAGTTGGATAGCCGTGGACCGGTGTTCTTCAAACAGCGGCGGCGCGGATACAACACCGCGGAATTCCAGATCTGGAAGTTTCGTACGATGACGTCTCTCGACGACGGCGACGTGATCGTTCAGGCGACGGAAAACGATGGTCGCGTGACGGCTCTCGGGAATATCCTGAGGCGGACGTCTCTCGACGAGCTTCCCCAGCTCATCAATGTTCTCAAGGGCGAAATGTCGCTCGTCGGTCCGCGGCCGCATGCCGTCGCGCACGACCGCTATTTCGAGAGACATATCGAACGCTACCCCAGGCGGCTGAACGTGAAGCCCGGCATCACGGGATGGGCGCAGGTCAATGGCTTCCGCGGCGAGACCCGCACGGAGGAGGCGATGCGGCAGCGCGTCGATCACGATCTCTATTACATCGACAATTGTTCGGTTGGTTTCGACCTCTACATTCTCTTGCTCACGTTGATCTCGCCGAAGGCCAAGCGCAACGCGCGGTAG
- a CDS encoding MBL fold metallo-hydrolase, with amino-acid sequence METVPETLRVLQLGKNLVAFYDGRVPGRRYHSSEPNWLDDGGYALGICSYAVVDGASAVVYDTHLSLAHARAIRQELEARGVRDIRVVLSHWHLDHVAGNAVFDDCEIIACEETARLLIDKKKAIEDGTLDGLPGISPLVLPTTTFSGGFDLSCGDVGIELRPLDIHSRDGVAMCLPGDGTLLAGDTLEDTVTYVDEPDRLVQHLDGLAELATWDFSRILPNHGAPERILGAGYDAGLIDATRIYVERLIAAGEDDHLAVLPLKAFLAEPLADGAISYFEPYEAVHRTNIAKVRALTRAGG; translated from the coding sequence ATGGAGACAGTGCCTGAGACGCTGAGGGTACTGCAACTCGGCAAGAATCTGGTTGCCTTCTATGATGGCCGCGTGCCGGGCAGGCGCTACCATTCGTCTGAGCCGAATTGGCTCGATGACGGCGGTTACGCGCTTGGCATTTGCAGCTATGCGGTTGTCGATGGCGCGTCGGCGGTTGTTTACGATACGCATCTTTCTCTCGCGCATGCACGGGCCATCAGGCAGGAGCTCGAAGCTCGCGGTGTTCGCGATATCCGAGTTGTGCTGAGCCATTGGCATCTGGATCACGTCGCGGGCAACGCAGTTTTTGATGACTGTGAAATTATCGCGTGCGAGGAAACCGCGCGTTTGCTGATCGATAAGAAGAAAGCGATCGAGGACGGAACGCTCGATGGGTTGCCGGGAATATCACCGCTCGTTCTGCCGACGACGACGTTCTCCGGCGGATTTGATTTGAGCTGCGGCGATGTCGGAATCGAATTGCGGCCGCTCGATATTCACAGCCGTGACGGCGTCGCGATGTGCTTGCCAGGAGACGGGACATTGCTCGCCGGGGACACGCTCGAAGATACGGTCACGTATGTCGACGAGCCTGACCGTCTGGTGCAGCATCTTGATGGGCTAGCAGAGCTGGCGACTTGGGATTTCTCGCGCATTCTTCCGAACCACGGTGCGCCCGAACGTATTCTTGGGGCGGGCTACGATGCTGGTTTGATCGACGCGACGCGCATTTATGTCGAACGTCTGATCGCGGCCGGGGAGGACGACCATCTCGCGGTGCTGCCTCTCAAAGCTTTTCTCGCCGAGCCATTGGCGGATGGTGCGATCAGCTATTTCGAACCTTATGAGGCTGTTCATCGGACGAACATTGCGAAGGTTCGGGCGTTAACACGGGCAGGCGGCTGA
- a CDS encoding cupin domain-containing protein has product MGRTHQPGQSEFKATLPEDIDWKPFAAFPLSVRLAVVVGQPAEAAPYVIRVKVPSGIKLMPHRHPEDRVYTVISGIFYIGLGDQFDDDKLQAYPPGSVVVLPGDTSHFHWAKSGEYVTQVTAVGPLGLEYLDPNDDPRNRSDRRDDRD; this is encoded by the coding sequence ATGGGCCGGACCCACCAGCCAGGACAGAGCGAATTCAAAGCGACGCTGCCTGAAGATATCGACTGGAAGCCTTTCGCGGCGTTTCCGTTATCGGTCCGGCTTGCTGTCGTCGTTGGGCAGCCTGCGGAGGCAGCGCCGTACGTGATAAGGGTGAAGGTCCCATCCGGCATAAAGCTGATGCCGCATCGGCATCCGGAGGACCGAGTCTACACGGTCATCTCGGGTATTTTTTACATAGGCCTCGGTGACCAATTCGACGACGACAAGTTGCAAGCCTATCCGCCTGGCAGCGTCGTTGTTCTACCCGGTGACACATCTCACTTTCATTGGGCAAAATCCGGTGAATACGTCACTCAGGTAACGGCCGTCGGTCCGCTGGGTCTGGAATATTTGGATCCCAACGACGATCCACGTAACAGAAGCGATCGTCGAGACGATCGTGATTGA
- a CDS encoding TetR/AcrR family transcriptional regulator, protein MSTESSSPATARKRRKPASKAPSQQRVVRAGRPRFDVASPDAEKKICAVALDLFADRGFSLVTTKDIADATGFNPALIYYYFGSKEELFRRAVTLAVERAFEQFRLSREGLERPRDIIYGWLDIHVKEYRTISNLIKIAIDYAKISKRNVRIDEAIRRFYLDERDVLKAALAAGIARGDFRNVDVEETASFISTFLDGVCARAMILKDFDPIVAIGELRSFLNTHLKRKK, encoded by the coding sequence TTGAGCACTGAAAGCAGTTCGCCGGCTACCGCGCGGAAACGTCGGAAACCGGCGTCAAAAGCGCCGAGCCAACAGCGCGTTGTTCGCGCAGGACGTCCGAGATTCGATGTTGCTTCACCCGATGCGGAGAAGAAGATCTGCGCGGTTGCGCTCGATCTTTTTGCCGATCGCGGGTTTTCATTGGTCACGACGAAGGACATCGCAGATGCGACCGGCTTCAATCCCGCGCTGATCTATTATTATTTCGGAAGCAAGGAAGAGCTGTTCCGCCGTGCCGTAACTCTTGCCGTGGAAAGGGCGTTCGAGCAGTTTCGCTTGTCGCGGGAAGGCTTGGAGCGTCCTCGCGACATCATCTACGGGTGGCTCGATATTCACGTGAAGGAGTACAGAACGATATCGAATCTCATCAAGATCGCTATCGACTATGCCAAGATATCGAAACGCAACGTGCGAATCGACGAGGCGATAAGGCGGTTCTATCTTGACGAAAGGGATGTGTTGAAGGCGGCGCTTGCCGCGGGCATTGCGCGGGGCGATTTCCGCAATGTCGATGTCGAAGAGACGGCGAGCTTCATCTCGACTTTTCTCGACGGCGTTTGTGCGCGTGCGATGATACTGAAGGATTTCGACCCGATCGTCGCGATTGGAGAGCTCCGGTCGTTCTTGAATACGCATTTGAAGCGGAAAAAGTGA
- a CDS encoding TonB-dependent receptor plug domain-containing protein: protein MSTRMVTMAPAVALACVMFGSSAVLAQDTGGATTTANPPSSQTPPAQAPSAGSPASQSTTPGQAAAPGTTLPDVEVIQQQPKAQPKPVKQAAKPKSEPTTPLPPPSPAAIEAAEPSQIKMSPVVGSEIPLEKVPNGVASTTAADIQRTGAVTAQDVLQARVPGVIVSDLQGNEFQTDVQYRGFSSSPVNGVPQGLAVYQNGVRINEAFGDIVNWDFLPSNAVSSMTVMGSNPVFGLNAIGGAISVDMRDGFNFQGAEFDVRGGSFGRIQGSGAAGAQSGNWAMFIAAEDINDNGWRQFSPAEVHRMYADLGFKNREAEFHVNFTGADNFVGAVTAAPVELLDEGWNRVYTNPQTTQNDMEMVSINGSVKATNTLTFSGVAVLPPFPAGPYRRQYFGVGGVRQRSLS from the coding sequence ATGTCAACGCGCATGGTCACCATGGCGCCAGCAGTGGCGCTCGCATGCGTGATGTTCGGATCATCCGCCGTTCTGGCTCAAGACACTGGCGGGGCAACGACGACCGCCAATCCTCCGAGCAGCCAGACGCCCCCCGCACAAGCGCCATCGGCCGGATCACCGGCTTCGCAATCGACAACGCCAGGACAAGCCGCCGCTCCGGGCACGACGTTGCCGGATGTGGAAGTGATTCAGCAACAACCCAAAGCCCAACCCAAGCCCGTCAAGCAGGCCGCCAAACCAAAGAGCGAGCCGACCACGCCACTGCCTCCGCCAAGCCCAGCCGCGATCGAAGCGGCTGAGCCATCTCAGATAAAGATGTCCCCTGTCGTGGGAAGCGAAATTCCTCTCGAAAAAGTTCCGAACGGCGTCGCCAGCACGACGGCAGCGGATATTCAACGCACTGGCGCGGTGACCGCTCAGGACGTTTTGCAAGCACGCGTGCCTGGCGTGATCGTCAGCGACCTGCAGGGCAATGAGTTTCAAACCGATGTGCAATATCGTGGATTTTCATCCTCGCCTGTCAACGGTGTGCCGCAAGGCTTAGCCGTCTATCAAAACGGCGTCCGCATCAACGAGGCGTTCGGCGACATCGTCAATTGGGATTTCCTGCCATCGAACGCCGTTTCCAGCATGACGGTGATGGGCAGCAACCCGGTGTTCGGATTGAACGCCATCGGCGGTGCGATCAGCGTCGACATGCGAGACGGCTTCAATTTCCAGGGCGCGGAATTCGACGTTCGCGGCGGTTCGTTCGGGCGCATCCAAGGCTCGGGAGCGGCCGGCGCGCAAAGCGGCAACTGGGCCATGTTCATTGCGGCCGAGGACATCAATGACAACGGCTGGCGCCAATTTTCACCCGCCGAAGTTCACCGCATGTACGCCGACCTCGGATTCAAGAATCGTGAGGCCGAGTTCCATGTCAATTTCACTGGCGCCGATAACTTCGTTGGCGCTGTAACAGCTGCGCCCGTTGAATTGCTCGATGAGGGCTGGAATCGCGTCTATACCAATCCGCAGACCACCCAGAACGACATGGAGATGGTCTCGATCAATGGGTCCGTGAAGGCAACGAATACGCTCACGTTCTCCGGCGTCGCCGTATTACCGCCATTTCCAGCAGGCCCATACCGACGGCAATATTTTGGAGTTGGAGGCGTGCGGCAACGTTCTTTGTCTTGA
- a CDS encoding ABC transporter permease yields MSVSTTRTIWMDASPLKLEAQPATKVASERSRAKRQWSLRGTLTSRQYALYAFLGVATPILLWAFVNEAGIVPKMFMPGPLDVLKRFWSWIANEGFAGDLTISVQRVSLGFLASLLVALPLGLVAGTFKPAEAFLEPAMDFIRYMPAVAFVPLMMLWCGVGENSKIAIIFVGTFFQMVLMFADDVRKVPMQQIEAAQTMGGTRREILYKVILPSAAPALLTTCRITLGWAWTYLVVAEIVAANSGLGYAVLKAQRFLQTDKIFAGLIVIGFLGLIQDQLLRALHHALFPYLRRQ; encoded by the coding sequence ATGAGCGTTTCAACGACACGGACAATTTGGATGGATGCTTCGCCTCTGAAACTTGAAGCCCAGCCGGCAACCAAGGTTGCAAGCGAACGCTCCAGAGCAAAGCGTCAGTGGTCTCTGCGCGGCACACTGACGAGCCGCCAATATGCGCTTTACGCTTTCCTCGGCGTTGCCACGCCGATCCTTTTATGGGCATTCGTCAACGAAGCCGGCATCGTGCCGAAAATGTTCATGCCGGGGCCGCTCGACGTTCTCAAGCGCTTCTGGTCGTGGATCGCGAATGAAGGATTCGCCGGCGATCTCACGATCAGTGTCCAACGCGTTTCGCTCGGCTTTCTCGCATCTCTCCTTGTCGCGCTTCCGCTCGGGCTCGTTGCCGGCACGTTCAAACCGGCCGAAGCGTTCCTCGAACCGGCCATGGATTTCATCCGGTACATGCCGGCCGTCGCATTCGTTCCACTGATGATGCTGTGGTGCGGCGTCGGCGAGAATTCGAAAATCGCAATCATCTTCGTCGGCACCTTCTTCCAAATGGTGCTGATGTTTGCCGATGACGTTCGCAAAGTGCCGATGCAGCAGATAGAGGCGGCCCAGACGATGGGCGGCACGCGGCGGGAAATTCTGTACAAGGTCATCTTGCCCTCCGCCGCACCGGCACTTCTGACGACCTGCCGCATCACCCTTGGATGGGCGTGGACGTATCTGGTGGTCGCCGAAATCGTCGCCGCCAACTCCGGCCTCGGCTACGCGGTGCTCAAGGCCCAACGCTTTCTGCAAACGGACAAGATCTTTGCAGGCCTGATCGTCATCGGCTTTCTCGGCCTGATCCAGGATCAGCTTCTCCGCGCCCTCCACCACGCTCTCTTCCCTTACCTGCGGAGGCAATAG